In one Prosthecochloris aestuarii DSM 271 genomic region, the following are encoded:
- a CDS encoding RuBisCO large subunit C-terminal-like domain-containing protein, translating to MNADDIKGFFAERDQLAMADYLELDYYLECIGDIEVALAHFCSEQSTAQWSRIGIDEDFRDLHAAKVLSWELIGELQQLSYPVDQAAEGAIHACRVTIAHPHRNFGPKLPNLMTAVCGEGTYFTPGVPLVKLLDIRFPASYLAAFEGPKFGIDGIREMLGAYNRPIFFGVVKPNIGLKPEHFADIAYQSWLGGLDIAKDDEMLADVPWSSMARRSELLGKARLEAEALTGQKKVYLANITDEVDRMIEQHDIAVKNGANALLINALPVGLSAVRMLSRHAKVPLIGHFPFIAAFTRLEKFGVHTRVITKLQRLAGLDAIIMPGFGSRMMTSEEEVLSNVNECLCDMGHIKRSLPVPGGSDSALTLENVYRKVGSVDFGFVPGRGIFGHPQGPKAGAASIRQAWEAIEQHIPIDTYAQTHPELKAMVEK from the coding sequence ATGAATGCAGACGATATAAAAGGTTTTTTTGCTGAAAGAGATCAGCTTGCCATGGCTGACTATCTTGAACTCGATTATTACCTGGAATGCATAGGTGATATCGAGGTTGCTCTTGCCCATTTCTGCAGTGAGCAGTCAACGGCTCAGTGGAGCCGTATCGGTATCGATGAGGACTTCAGGGACCTGCACGCAGCGAAGGTTCTTTCATGGGAGCTTATCGGAGAACTTCAGCAGCTCAGCTATCCGGTCGACCAGGCTGCTGAAGGAGCGATCCACGCCTGTCGCGTGACCATCGCTCATCCCCACCGCAATTTCGGGCCAAAGCTCCCCAACCTCATGACCGCGGTTTGTGGTGAAGGGACCTACTTTACTCCTGGAGTGCCGCTGGTCAAACTGCTCGATATCCGTTTTCCCGCCTCCTATCTGGCCGCCTTCGAGGGGCCGAAATTCGGGATCGACGGTATCAGGGAGATGCTTGGCGCATACAATCGTCCGATCTTTTTCGGTGTTGTCAAACCAAATATCGGCCTCAAGCCGGAACACTTCGCCGATATAGCCTACCAGAGCTGGCTGGGTGGGCTCGACATCGCCAAAGACGATGAGATGCTTGCTGATGTTCCCTGGTCATCCATGGCCCGTCGTTCCGAGCTGCTCGGCAAGGCACGCCTTGAAGCCGAGGCGCTGACCGGTCAGAAAAAGGTCTATCTGGCCAACATCACCGACGAAGTCGACCGCATGATCGAACAGCATGATATCGCGGTCAAAAACGGTGCCAACGCCTTGTTGATCAACGCTCTTCCCGTAGGGCTCAGTGCCGTGCGTATGCTGAGCCGTCATGCCAAAGTACCGCTCATCGGTCATTTTCCCTTTATAGCCGCTTTTACCCGTCTCGAAAAATTCGGTGTTCACACCCGCGTGATCACCAAGCTGCAGCGGCTTGCCGGCCTTGACGCCATCATCATGCCCGGTTTCGGCAGCAGGATGATGACGTCGGAAGAAGAGGTCCTCAGCAATGTGAACGAATGTCTCTGTGATATGGGTCACATCAAACGTTCGCTGCCCGTTCCCGGAGGCAGTGATTCGGCCCTGACGCTCGAAAACGTCTACCGCAAAGTTGGCAGTGTTGATTTCGGGTTTGTACCCGGTCGCGGTATTTTCGGTCACCCTCAAGGCCCCAAAGCCGGCGCCGCAAGCATTCGTCAGGCCTGGGAGGCCATTGAACAGCATATCCCGATAGACACCTACGCCCAAACTCATCCTGAGCTCAAGGCGATGGTGGAAAAGTAA
- a CDS encoding SDR family NAD(P)-dependent oxidoreductase, producing MKQGVACITGSTDGIGRAAAFELAAAGHTVVLHGRSFERLEHTRREIEEQTGNHSIHTVLADFTDLCQVRRMADQLEKLCSVIDILINNAGVYMPRCQITTAGIETTFAVNHLAHFCLTTLLEPLLIESRTRVVNVSSVDHHSAGFSANSITGGTRYTGYQAYAFSKLCNVAFTLEHADRLRRTGVTVNTLDPGILATKLLHAGWSLQGDDVSCGAPPLLYLACSSKVADITGTYFENNHPAICSPIAHDPEIRRELWEISEEIVERNS from the coding sequence ATGAAGCAGGGCGTCGCATGTATTACCGGCAGTACAGATGGCATCGGACGTGCAGCCGCATTTGAACTTGCTGCAGCAGGCCATACCGTCGTGCTGCATGGCCGATCATTCGAGCGTCTTGAGCATACCCGACGAGAGATCGAAGAGCAGACCGGGAACCACTCCATCCATACCGTCCTGGCGGATTTTACAGACCTTTGTCAGGTGAGACGGATGGCCGATCAGCTTGAGAAATTGTGTTCAGTCATCGATATTCTCATCAACAATGCAGGGGTCTACATGCCCCGCTGCCAGATCACCACAGCAGGGATCGAAACAACCTTCGCTGTCAATCATCTGGCCCATTTCTGCCTGACCACGCTTCTCGAACCGCTGCTTATTGAAAGCAGGACAAGAGTTGTCAATGTCAGTTCCGTTGATCACCACAGCGCTGGATTTTCAGCCAACAGCATTACCGGCGGCACGCGCTACACCGGCTATCAGGCATATGCATTCAGCAAACTCTGCAATGTTGCCTTTACCCTCGAACATGCCGACCGCCTGCGCCGCACCGGCGTCACCGTCAACACCCTCGATCCTGGAATACTGGCCACCAAGCTCCTGCACGCCGGCTGGAGCCTCCAGGGAGACGATGTTAGCTGCGGAGCCCCTCCGCTGCTCTATCTCGCCTGTTCAAGCAAGGTTGCCGACATTACCGGCACCTACTTCGAAAACAATCACCCCGCCATCTGTTCTCCCATCGCCCACGACCCGGAAATCCGCCGCGAACTCTGGGAAATCAGCGAAGAGATCGTAGAAAGAAACAGCTGA
- the murI gene encoding glutamate racemase, producing the protein MISSESPVGIFDSGIGGLTVVRAMQAMLPAEQIIYFGDTARVPYGSKSQVTIRKYAHEDTLTLMKYQPKMIIIACNTVSALGLDVVESTGKGVTVLGVLKAGAELAVRETLNGRIGVIGTQATICSNAYACEITALAPEIQVFSKACPLFVPLAEEGFINHPASKLIAEEYLDELLCCNIDTLVLGCTHYPILKTMIQEITGPDIRIIDSAEAVAAGARTLLADNALLNTATTTRTPHLLVSDLPQKFQSLYTLFLSASHVPDVELVEV; encoded by the coding sequence ATGATTTCTTCTGAGAGTCCCGTAGGTATTTTTGATTCCGGTATTGGAGGGCTTACCGTTGTCAGGGCGATGCAGGCGATGCTGCCGGCGGAGCAGATTATTTATTTCGGTGATACCGCGCGCGTACCCTACGGCTCCAAATCCCAGGTTACCATACGCAAGTACGCGCATGAGGATACGCTTACCCTCATGAAGTACCAGCCGAAAATGATTATTATCGCCTGCAATACGGTTTCTGCTCTGGGGCTCGATGTGGTGGAATCGACAGGAAAAGGAGTCACCGTCCTGGGAGTACTCAAAGCCGGAGCAGAACTTGCCGTCAGAGAGACCCTCAACGGGCGCATCGGAGTCATCGGGACGCAAGCAACGATCTGCTCGAACGCCTACGCATGCGAAATCACTGCCCTTGCCCCAGAAATACAGGTTTTTTCCAAAGCATGCCCGCTCTTTGTCCCCCTTGCAGAGGAAGGCTTCATCAATCATCCCGCATCAAAACTGATTGCCGAAGAGTACCTCGATGAACTGCTCTGCTGCAATATCGATACCCTTGTCCTCGGCTGCACCCACTACCCTATTCTTAAAACCATGATCCAGGAGATCACGGGACCCGACATCAGGATCATCGATTCAGCCGAAGCGGTCGCTGCAGGAGCAAGAACTCTCCTTGCCGACAACGCCCTCCTCAACACCGCAACAACCACCCGCACCCCGCACCTCCTCGTCAGCGACCTCCCCCAGAAATTCCAGTCCCTCTACACCCTCTTCCTCTCAGCATCTCATGTCCCCGATGTAGAACTGGTGGAAGTGTAG
- the ychF gene encoding redox-regulated ATPase YchF: MSLRCGIVGLPNVGKSTLFNAITAKQAEAANYPFCTIEPNIGTVLVPDERMQELASIVKTPTIIPATLEIVDIAGLVRGASKGEGLGNQFLSHIREVDAIVHVVRCFDDGDVIHVHGKVDPADDISTIETELMLADLESMEKRMDKLRKNARKEKELLPLVELAEKVIKGLSDGIPARALMETDEEKALGSQFFLLSAKPILYAANVSENDLPDGNAYTAEVQRIAEEAGSKMLIISAQTEAEIAELPEEERPEFLESLGLPMSGLDRIIQSAYDLLGLHTYFTAGVKEVRAWTIRKGAAAPEAAAAIHTDFEKGFIRAEVIAYNDMITYGSEQKAKEAGKMRSEGKEYIVKDGDVIVFRFNV; this comes from the coding sequence ATGTCTCTACGCTGCGGTATCGTCGGATTGCCGAATGTCGGAAAATCAACTCTGTTCAACGCTATCACCGCAAAACAGGCTGAGGCGGCTAACTATCCTTTCTGCACCATCGAACCCAATATCGGAACCGTTCTCGTGCCTGATGAACGGATGCAGGAACTGGCGTCGATCGTCAAGACGCCGACCATCATTCCCGCCACCCTTGAAATCGTCGATATCGCAGGCCTGGTCCGCGGCGCAAGCAAGGGCGAAGGGCTTGGCAACCAGTTCCTCTCGCACATCAGAGAGGTCGACGCCATTGTTCATGTTGTCCGCTGCTTTGACGATGGTGACGTCATCCACGTGCATGGCAAGGTTGACCCTGCTGACGATATCAGCACCATTGAAACCGAACTGATGCTTGCCGATCTGGAAAGCATGGAAAAACGGATGGACAAACTCAGAAAAAATGCCAGGAAAGAGAAGGAACTGCTTCCTCTCGTTGAACTGGCAGAAAAAGTGATCAAAGGCCTCAGCGACGGCATACCGGCACGAGCGCTGATGGAAACAGACGAGGAAAAGGCTCTTGGCAGTCAGTTCTTCCTGCTGTCGGCCAAACCGATACTCTACGCTGCAAACGTCAGTGAGAACGATCTTCCTGATGGCAATGCCTACACTGCAGAAGTGCAGCGGATCGCCGAGGAGGCCGGTTCGAAAATGCTCATCATCAGTGCACAAACAGAAGCCGAAATCGCTGAACTGCCTGAAGAAGAACGCCCTGAATTTCTCGAAAGCCTCGGCCTGCCCATGTCAGGTCTGGACCGCATTATCCAGTCAGCCTACGATCTGCTCGGTCTGCATACCTATTTTACCGCTGGCGTCAAAGAGGTTCGTGCGTGGACCATTCGCAAAGGCGCCGCAGCGCCGGAAGCTGCAGCGGCGATCCATACCGATTTTGAAAAAGGCTTCATCCGCGCCGAAGTCATAGCATACAACGATATGATCACCTATGGCTCTGAACAGAAGGCAAAAGAGGCGGGCAAAATGCGCTCGGAGGGTAAGGAGTATATTGTCAAAGACGGTGACGTGATCGTCTTCAGGTTTAATGTGTAA
- a CDS encoding SDR family NAD(P)-dependent oxidoreductase, whose amino-acid sequence MPGILQDKIAIITGSTKGIGLAIARAYVSQGAKVVITSSSQKNVDAAIREFPAARVLGLVCDVSDSEGVEKLIQETLTHFGALDILINNAGISDPFYNITDSDPAVWGRVIDINLKGTYYGCRAAMNYFLESGRPGKIINLAGSGTDKRSNTPFISAYGSTKAAIARFTYAIAAEYKDTSVSIMLLHPGLVRTEIISTENPTPEMQRQLGTFETIVEIFAQPPTVAARLAIKMASSWSDGKTGIYLSALNGWRKKMLLLSWPLRKLLNRIDRNNY is encoded by the coding sequence ATGCCCGGGATTTTACAAGACAAAATTGCAATCATAACCGGTTCCACAAAAGGGATTGGTCTGGCTATTGCCCGGGCCTATGTAAGTCAGGGGGCGAAGGTTGTCATTACTTCAAGCAGTCAGAAGAATGTTGATGCAGCAATACGTGAGTTTCCCGCAGCCCGTGTTCTCGGCCTGGTCTGTGATGTGTCGGATTCGGAGGGCGTTGAAAAGCTCATTCAGGAAACCCTCACCCATTTCGGTGCGCTCGATATTCTTATCAACAACGCAGGGATCTCTGATCCGTTCTACAATATTACCGATAGTGATCCCGCCGTATGGGGGCGGGTTATCGATATTAACCTGAAAGGGACCTACTATGGCTGTCGTGCAGCCATGAACTACTTTCTTGAATCCGGCCGTCCGGGAAAAATTATCAACCTGGCGGGTTCCGGTACCGATAAACGCTCCAACACCCCCTTCATCAGCGCGTACGGATCGACCAAGGCTGCAATCGCCCGCTTTACGTATGCTATCGCAGCAGAGTATAAAGATACCTCTGTTTCGATCATGCTGCTTCATCCCGGCCTTGTCAGAACCGAGATAATCAGCACAGAAAACCCTACGCCTGAGATGCAGCGACAGCTCGGAACATTTGAAACTATCGTAGAGATATTCGCGCAGCCGCCCACCGTTGCCGCACGTCTTGCCATCAAAATGGCTTCATCCTGGAGCGACGGCAAAACAGGGATCTATCTCTCCGCGCTCAATGGATGGAGAAAAAAAATGCTCTTACTTTCCTGGCCGTTGCGTAAACTGTTGAACAGGATCGACCGCAACAATTACTAA
- a CDS encoding LptE family protein, translating to MVRRSLFPLLFLCMFMMHGCYSFSGSSVPAHINTVAIPLFGDTSGAGVAQLTIKLTDMVHRKVEGESRLQIEPNRDRADAVLEGVIVSYNDEASQLSSETERASTNRITLVVKAVFRDRLEDKELFPTTSFTGFADYSAGSYAGQQEAIRSSVEQISDDIFNAMVSIW from the coding sequence ATGGTCCGGCGCTCTCTTTTTCCATTGCTTTTCCTCTGCATGTTCATGATGCATGGATGTTACAGTTTCAGCGGCTCGTCAGTTCCAGCCCATATCAATACAGTGGCCATACCCTTGTTCGGCGACACCTCCGGAGCAGGTGTCGCCCAGCTCACCATTAAGCTGACCGATATGGTCCATCGGAAGGTAGAGGGAGAGAGCCGACTGCAGATTGAGCCCAACCGTGACCGTGCTGATGCTGTTCTTGAAGGCGTCATTGTTTCCTATAACGACGAAGCAAGCCAGCTCAGCAGCGAAACCGAACGAGCCAGCACCAACCGTATCACGCTTGTTGTCAAAGCGGTATTTCGCGATCGACTTGAAGACAAAGAGCTTTTTCCAACCACAAGTTTCACCGGTTTCGCCGACTATAGCGCAGGAAGTTATGCAGGCCAGCAGGAGGCGATCAGAAGCTCCGTCGAGCAGATCAGCGACGATATTTTCAACGCAATGGTATCGATCTGGTAG